In Porites lutea chromosome 8, jaPorLute2.1, whole genome shotgun sequence, the genomic stretch GACAAAATAAGGCGGAATGTTATCATCAATGACTATCCCAACGGAGGGCTTAAAAAGATAGACATTGACTCCTTTGGGAAACTAAGTATTTGTATAGGGAAAACAGGAGtaaatggaaaatattttttcaccTAGAATTGGAATCTTTTGGTGAAAAAACTGTCCTCACAAGTAATCTTAACATGAAAGACACAAAGACTTTActcaaaacaaaatataaattcCTCAATAAAGTTCTGACAATTTGGACGGAAGAAACTTTGAAGAGCAAATCAAATCAGacaattattttattaaccAAAACTTATGGCACAACTCATTGATAAGAATTGACAACCGCCCTTTATTTTGCCTGAGTAGCATTTTAAAGATGTCAATAAGGTTAGACACTTGAGATAGGATgactcaaatatttttttaactctcCTCTAATTACAGACTAGTATTTGACTAAAAATCTGTCCTCTTAAATATTGTGAATTGTTGACCGTTCTGAAAGCTCTCTGGAACAAACATAAAGGTAATTTTTTACTGCTGACGGCTCTGAATGTCCAATTTTTTGGAAAGGGTGTCAAAAGCACAAGTCAAATTGTGTACGCTAAACTcatatcaagaaaaaaattacactcCCTGCACAGACACAGCAGAAATGGATAGAGGAATGCAATATCGAAGGCGGCAAGTGCATTAAATGGTACGAAGCCAATCAATTAACACCAAAATGTACTAAAAGCACAAGACTCAGGGTCCCGAAGGGGTTTAGGGCTTTGGGGCTCCGGACTCAAAATAGCGGGGTTCCGGGGCTCCGGACCAGGGCTCCAGGGCTCCCGAGAAATTGATCAAGGGCTCCAGGCTCCGCTATAATGcttttttgctttaattcaaAAGCAAATCCTAGGATTgggaaaatacagcaatttatattttttaaacgctctttttataagtttttctcCACTCTACTCGCGTTTCACAGTTATCTAGAGTTATTTATCAGTCATAATCAATGGATGTTGGAAGGTGATCGCACTGGAAGATCGGTTTCCGAATTTAAAAATTACTTGACCCTAAACGACGGCCTACACGACGTCGCCAAAAAAATTGGCATACCAAAATTTACCGTAGAAATCAGCATACACGGTTGCAAGAAGCCGGGAAGAAGGAACCGCAGTTTCCAAATGGtagagttttcttttttttttgagcacTTTCGCATGGTGTTTTACTATCTTCGTTCCGATTCCcagcaaacaacaaacaaagcaCGTTATGACGCTATCTGTGTGCAAGAATGTCCGAATTTTAATATTTGGGGCTACGGGCTCCACAGCAAACGTTTTGAGGTCTCCAGGCCCTACAATAATTAGGGCTCTAAGCAACGAAACGATGGGGCTCCGGGTTCCACGGAAAAAATTTTAGGGCTCCCGAGCTCCGGCCACCCCCTCTTTGGGACCCTGAGGGCTGGTAGAATTTCAATTCAAACTTCTACACAGACGAATATCGACCAAtgactttttaacaaaaattggaGTAAAAAATGATCCAAATTGCTCCTTTTCTAACGAAGAACTAGAACAACTAACAAATCTCTTTTGGTCTTGTTCGAAAGTAACTACATTTTGGGATTACTTAATCCAACGACTTACTTTATCCTAAATTATCccacaaaattacaaaataaatattgataCCAGACGCCTGTAAAAACCATAATCAAATAAATTTCTGTCTATTATTAGCGAGACATTATTTTTGGATATGTAAAATAAGAAAGCCTCGCCTATATACAAGACTTTCTACAATTCCTTAAATCAGCCTATCTACTGGAACTGAAACCTGGTGATTGCAGCAGTAAAAAGTAGGAGCTATTGAagactttattttgaaaaatcttaGTTTGTTGACGTTgctcttgtttttttgttttattttttttgttgtttgctcTCGTCGGTATCCTGGATAAATTCGTTTAATCCTTCCTTCATTGCCTACTTAAAAAAGTTTAATCGCCTTGATAATTGATCTGTATTACAAAGTATCACAGTATTGTTGTAGTGTTAAATTGCAAGTTAGTTCGCTAGTTATTCCAAGTGTCAATTTGTAATTTAGTTACTGTTAGCCAACTTCTAAGCAGTGTTTAGGGTATTGTTTGTAATCTGCTGTTTGCTACgtataaaaaaaagtaaaaaataaaatgaaataaaaaacacgAGCTTAATAGTCTTAACAGTTAGGACTGCAACAACAGTTACAAAAATGATTTCTCGTAAGAGCAAATTAAATTCTATGTACTTGAAAGAAAGATGCTGATTTCTCTAAGCCATCAGAAATTAATTTATAAAGTCTATAAATGAATATAGATACAAGATGAACGTTACATCTGTCAGTTAGTGACATTTATCTTTCTGGCAGCCCATCATTTTCTGTTTGCTAAGTATTCAAATCTTGCATATGCAATGTTCATCTTGTATCTATATTCATTTTGCTTTGATAACCCCCATTGAAGGTTTGTGTTGGAAACCGGGAAAATATAGctcaacattttatttttgttttctttctttattttcctaTCACTCTTCCCGCCATGAAGATCAGTTTACTGttctaattttaatatttggtaGTAATGTTTAACTTGACGATCTTTTGGGTCCGTGAAAACAGTATTTCCTTTTTCCGAACACAGAAATCTTGTTAATATTAGAAGAAGAATTATTCTTTGAGCCTTGAGCTGTCTATAAACAGCTCTATGACTGACGCTGCTACCTTTTGCATATAATAATATCAGTTCATGTGCCACCAGGTCATCAGCTGGACAGAAAAAAGTTTTAGAAAATAGCATTTGTGATTAAAGAACTTTGTTGCTTTAATTAACATCAACGATCGTATTCAGTAAAATTAATGGAACATCACTGGTACCTTTTCATTTatcaatttcatttttcatttttggccaattataaGTTAACTACTGTTGTTTTGGCCGAAGACCAGTTAACTGTTAACCCAGTTGGCACTCTCTACCCTGgataccagaggtttttttctcgcgtgaGACGAACAGCTTCGCAACATGTCTTgggccgaaggccgaagacacGAGGGGGGAAGCCGAGAGGAAAAGCGTTTCGCGCAGGTGACATAGACTCAACTGAAACCGGAATCCGCGCATTTAAGGTGCTCTGGCACCCAGAGTACATATACCTTTATCTCTATCCATATCTCTCTTTCTGTGGACAAGTAGATATCAGGTGTATATGTCTCTGTAAATGAGATTTTCCgttcttttaacttttaataGCAACTAGTTAACTAATTACACAAGAAATGTACTATTATGTCGTAAGAAAAGACAATGGAGTATCCTCTATAAGCCAATGTTAATAGAAGCAAACTTAGGATAGCTGTTATATCTCTCGAAAAGTCTCCTTTTTGTGACTCAAGGGTCGAAAAAAGGTTAGAAAGACTGCTGGGTAGACGCGAAACGCGGCAGATTTTCAAGCCAGTGATTCTCTGGACTGTTTAAGGGACAAATCGAATTTTGAGCAGGTGCCCAGAAGCTATCCGCAAGAGGTGAATAAAGCACAGTGTGGCCAATACTTCAATGAATTCTTTTCTTGTCCGAGTAACACCCATAAGCGGGTGGTATTGTTTGAAACTCCCGTAGTCACAATTAATTAACACATGTTACCCGTTCGCTAAAAAGAAGATAGCGCTCAGAtggtctattttttttctttcgtggCAAAGATCTTCAAAATACTTTTAATAAAACTGAGCTTACTTTGCGGTTGCTCGTTTCCTCCATTTGACAATTCAAGAAACTATCAAGTGAATTTGTTTGTACGTTTTTCCTTCTGGGAAATGCCCATCAATTAGTAATGGTATGAGATTATTGTCTTCGCGTTCAACTGATTTTACCTTTGTTATCACATTGAACGAGTTTTGTGAATTTTGCGGCAACTAAAGTCGCAAGCGCTTGGCTCGCTTGTGTCTTCCATTTCTTCAATGATGAACTGTACCGGAGTTTTTCGAAGATTATTTATAATCATTATTACAACAAGATTTAGTTTGGAAGCTGGAAACAAACAATATAATGGTTGTGTTGGTCACCATTGTTTGACACAGGAGGAAAACACTTTGAACAGAAAGATTGCTCAGGAAGTATTAAAACCCGACAAGACGGGTGATATGAGAAGTCCGCGGGTGAAGCATGTGAAACAACAGGTCATTGTCAAGGAAGAGAACGGTTACAAGAGGGACAATACTTTTAATGAAGCGCTCAAGAACCTCTTGGTTATGATTGATAAAGCAAAACCAACATCTTCCGTAGCCACAAGCTCTCCTGTtgaaatttacaattttacttCTACACCTACGGACTCCTCAAGCGCAACTGGGTCTGAAAGTGGTTTCACTCCGACTCTGACTCCAACTACTAACATTGTGTCAGTTTCAACACCAACTTCCTCGCCATCAACCACGGTGACACCTTCCACTAACATCTCTACGGCGACGGAAGGAAAACCTGGGAATAATATAACTGTTGCCCCCGGAATTGTCATTGCTCCTAGCGGCGAGATTATTCTTAATCCACACTTTCCAGTTATCAATGGAGCAGGCCAAACGACCACAGCAGGTTTTCCTTTTCCCGTGTCTCTAATACAAGGAGTTCTACCAGCAATACTTCCTTCTTTTCCAGGGGCGGTGAATGCTCAACAAGCAGCGACAAGTAAGTTTTTTGGTAGTGCTAAACTACAATAGCTACGCAAGACGCATGATACGTCTTTTGAAGTTTTGTCCTGCCCAGAGAGAAAATGCGTCACCAGTGTGAAAAAGCCCCATTAGTCAAATGCAGTTCTCgcgccttgcggacacctcaCTATTAAATGTATCAGTAATCTAGTATGTTGCAAGATAAGCCCCGTTGATGGATAGCTAAGGATAGTTTAGGGACAGTCGCTTTAGGgatagtctatgacgtcacttattgtttttaacctagggaaaaatgtccttcctccatactaattaagtgcctagtcagtgtcttcctgcatcctaattcggtataggttttaCTACTGAGAGTCTTCCTTATACAATaggcacaataggcttgcctaggcTTGCCCtttaagtaacttgagcccggtttgtcggaccgtctattaaaagaaaagtaggaataagagaagccatcacctagcaacgcgagaaacggcttgctatatcttatttagcgctcaaaatcggatatataaacaaagtGGATCTGAAAAGTCTTAAATTCAATTTAGcttatgtcttcttatttagcgctaaatatcggttatatataaacaaaacacacacacatatacacaaagtggagctgaaagcTCTCtagttcaattttgtctgactattacaaaaccgttttctccgttctatctcgaggaaatgaaaaactatttaagAGTTGTAATTTCACGCACCGTTAGTaaattatgcgagttcgcaagcccaaagttgaatacgaagtttaagatgcggcggcgacgagaaaCAAGgcagaacaacaactttgcacgggcatcacgcttttttctaCATTAGGTTTccgtcaactgcacgactacccgtGGAAATGaccaatttcacgttttgtgaaggacgtaaacaagcaatgacaaaattaattctcttcatgaacttggatatggttgatagaaattcagctccagaagagctCGCTTGCATTTGTGACAAAGTAAACGAGTTGGAGTAATCTCAATATAGAACAAATatgacgttttcgtggctgtcagcgGTCATgctatcttttaaaaactctctaatatatagatttagccagggctaaaagcgaggttcctattaataaattcataatttaaatcaaacaataaatttgtattccacaattcagttaactttagagcacatttatgtgacttttgaggaaaagtctgagtgattttagagaaaaataattcgcaaacagcccaagagtgaaccaaatcttacatcgagttgatagcctcatatgtaacCCAAAAActtcttcgatcacatttaagagccataatggctcttgatcaccgtagattaattaggcttggaaaaaaaatcaggccgaattttttgcgttcgagaaGTTTACTTTGctaaatcttgccaacaaatctgggtgagtgtaaaccaaccttttataccatttattcATCACACCTGAGGTGAAACGGTAATATtgggcactgtttttatcatacagaccttggacagaaagcagtatttcacaattttgcaatacaaattgcactcattcaatattaacgggcgtcgataaaacccggaacactgaacattccggaacatgccggaacatgaaaaaataaaaataattttcatgaaaaaaatataataataataataataataataataataataataataacaataataataataataaaataatttttttaaaaaccaataataacgtaaaataacaaaaaaccgaaaaagaaagaaagaaagaaaaagaaactcgtaTCATCTCCgggcatgagaaaaaaatattttttcgcaaATAATTTGTGGGGCGAgggtccatgcaaatgacagtaatgagtggaggtttgcttctaaattcaaagtATATTAAAATGAACCTCGAGGACACCTTGTAATTATTTGCCACGCGGTTTAacggttatccatttacggctttgcgaccgtgagaagagcttaggggctcGTCGCTTTCGACTTTAGTAGATAGGATTCACATTCGCcgcagtggcagtggtagcgcaGCGGTAGCTTCTAACTAttatcagttagcctgaattGTATCCGTCTCCCGGCGAGTCGCAAGTGAAGTTCGTGACTCGAGGAGATGGCTGAAATTCAAGCTAGATCACAGCCCCCTATTttccacctatcatgtaaacgtgatcaaattaaaatgagagattatgtggacaggcgggttacccaccaaagcgggttacctcacctacctggagtccctcacctccatgtaaaaagGCCCTTAGACTTctcgtttttttgttcttaatattttagctgattagatctcttttctagagatccaacgttgacaaGCAACAGGATCTTcatccacggtttttgcagtaaatttctATACGAAAAATGAAgtatgaaaaactttttaaggcttacaagtttttttattttattttgtccctttacaagcaatttatttgtaaacgtcaaGTTACACAGTGCAgaaggaaatgtaccgaagcttattaaatttttttctccaaaagtgcggcgcttatttgagggcggcgcttAAAACCATAGTAATGCCTCTCAGTACCGTATTTACGCGagtaagcgccgcggcgcttataaACCCccaatgcggcgcttatttgagtaattACGGTAATTTGCAACtcaagagtttattacatttaggacaaaatgttattacatttagggtcgtttattacatttaggccttctacaccTGTAAGACAGCTCGTTTCCTTTCTATTCACCTTTTACCCGGAAACGTAACAAacgagtgtagctaaatgtcgtgagtcgtgggtcgtgggtagaggtcgtgggtcgtgggtgtgcgtaaatgtcgtgggtaaaaaaaaagtattgcaaaaagaaataaatcgaGAAAATTGTATTTACGTAcggcaataaaatttacacACAGTCTAgccttaaaggggctgtgtcacggcagtgcTAATTACTCGCcgtcaatcgctatggaacttaaagcaagcaaagaaatcGAAATTACAcggaaatgacaaaatcagagatctgagacaaacaaatatgtctcctgagcattatttttgaagctgcaagcagcagggatcaactttgaaaaactgttaggctgaacagttttcaaaaaccttgtTTTAGTCAGTTTCAGTCGTCTTCaattttgcccatccgtggcatctgttgtttctgttatgttattttaaccttcctttgaAGTTCTAAGcggttattttcatgtttctcttaatctatcgggcattttgtaatttcctaatctGGGTGAATTTCAACTTgaattttttaacttgaaaGGTTGGGAATGAAGGTTGTTCCTTCATAAGGTAAGAGACCTAAAACGTCTatccaaaaatataaaatacctaaaaattgtccttttctCTTCCCTTTCTCATGGTGATCGCACTCCATCATGTTAAAAAATCTCCACTGATCACTGGAATTGTAGATCGAATAAAGATAAATAGTGAGCAGCTATTTCCATTCAGCGAGTCAGAGCTGTCCCATAGTTTCTGCAAATTACAGgtgttattatacattgtagtcaccatctgtcttctcattggctaaaagcctacagttaattctgggaaacagcgcaacctacagattattcactaatctgtacctacagattagtgaataatctgtaggttgcgcgcgcaaagcatgatttccaagagcaatgtcgtataaacataacaactttctttaattttccagacatgtttcgacggtacatccgtcatcttcagtgttacatattttgaaatcgccgttgaatttaaagcgcgcgcgatcttacaaagttcgttacattgcgttgtcaatattgcgtactaaaacaaagttaaatgagtgacgcttagttctttacagggggagagtcaggttaatgtgtttcacctgctggttgagatcgggcttctcccattttatgaacatggattccttaagcttcacttggtacttagtggctgcagagtccaggatctcgaagcaatccggtgtgcaggatgctctacaaaactctgaaccctgcagatgtttaaaaacgttcgaagacctgtctgaaagtaagtgctcgcgcactcgtgtggagaagtgtcggctggtttcaccaacataacaagcattacaacttgcacacgaaaatttatagaccacacgcgtgcgtagcccctcagggacagcatctttcacattaaaaagattcctgactttgaaagtagtaaagactaaccttaaatcaataggtttacatAACCGGTTAGCAAGTTTGCGTATACTCCTCTGTGCCGTGACTGAGAAGTGCCCAACGTAAGGGATTTTGAAGAAGAACTTATGCGTTTCCTGGGGCTCGACTCCTGAATAGGGCTGTGTTTTCCCTCCCTTGACTGCTGTCTGAAtatatttagaaatatatttgttgATGAGGTTTTCAGGGAAGAGATTCCTCCGCAGAATGACAGACAATTTTTGAAGGTCAGTATGGAACCCCATCCAAGTGTTGTTTATCTTAAAAGTTCTATGAATCAAGGTTTTGATTAACCCCAATTTGTAGGTAAAGGGGCAAAAACTCAGATAACTAGTGAGCAGACCTGTGAAAGTCTTTTTCCGGTAAACGGTGGTTGCACTTTGGTGTGGGTCAGTGTTGTTGATTAGAACATCTAGGAAAGGTAGAACATGGTCAGTTTCCCGCTCCATTGTAAAGCGTATATTGGGTGTTGATTGTTGATGTAATTGAAGAAAAGGGTTGCATCCTGTTCAGAGTGGAAAAGGCAAAATGTATCGTCTACGTAGCGACGATAGAATAATACCTCTGAATCCCCGTATTGATCCAACCATATATTCTCATGGTGACCCATAAAGAGATTGGCGAGAacagagcaatgtcaagtgcacggacagcaatgtcaagttcgcggacagcgaagtaagaatggcttctataataaaaaaataagaatggcttgtataataaaacaattattagattcggtttttgtgatatccggaataatcaaggtctcggttagtgttatcagccgaagccgaaggctaaGGCTGATAAcccttacctcgaccttgattattctggatatcacaaaaacctcatccaataattgtttataatttacGTCTGTTTCGTTCATTTCGCGGCCATAGCTTAGGTATGGATAAATCTTCATcggcaaaatgtcttttatacagTGATGTTGTGAAAGGGGAGCCAAGTCCCACAGGAAGAGGACGAAGAAGCCGTGACGATCAAGGAGTTGGAGATATTCGTTTCacaaatattttacaacttttttctatttatttctttttttcaattactttactttatcactttttttctatactttttttacccacgacatttacccacacccacacctacacccacacccacgacccacgacctctatccacgacccacgacccacgacatttagctacactcgtAACAAACGGATACTGTAATATTTAGTgaattttactggaaaatagtGCCTTCAAAAATAACAAGtcgcataataataataataataataataataataataataataataaacacttaTATAGCGCGGTATCCACTAATTGCTCAAAGCGCTGTACAATAATATGGTAAGAAACTAGAGTTATTTCATGAAtcacacattttcttttgttattcaacatcctttatttaacttacatACTTCATGAATATTTAACTAACTGAAAGTCCGGGCAGGGCTTGATAATGTAGCAGGGAAGAGCGGGGCTGATGAATTGAATAAATTGCTAATTATAAATGCAAGGGcaatatctatataaatacTCGGTATTTATCTGTATATTGCCCTGCTGCCCTGggcaatatacaaataaatcccttccatttataatgagcaattaaagcaaatcatacaCGTCCTTTGACCCCGCCAAACATTCTGAGAAAATTTCTCCCTTTAACACAAATATAGAAATTTATTCCGCAACTATAGAAAATACAGTAGTATCCCATATATCATGCAGGCTGTGTGTTCActctaagaaaattttaagtcttTGGAACATTTCGTCGTCACTTACAGGCTTCCAGGTTCTTTCTTCTTCCGAATTTCCAAAACAAACTTCCCAAGCCAGTAGTCAAGCTGCTCATTAGCGACTTTCTTAATGTCAGGATTGACTTCGTGGTATTTCTCTTTGCTgctattctttttaacttttcagtGCGTTCAACGGCCCATTCCTCCCAGCAACGTACCGCCCATGAAGTATTAACTTTCGTGTTTGCCGGTATTCTGGACTCTCCTCTCTTCTCGACTTCGTTATCACAAACAACAACGATATTACGCCcaggattttctttcttttcgacTTCAACACTATCTCGCTCGCTTACTTCTCTAAAGTCTCCTACTAACTCTTCCAAATTCAACTCAGGGGAAAAAGGCTCCTGAGAGAAAGTATTTTGCGTtaggaaaatttcgtcgtcactATCCATTGCCGCTCTCACAAGTGTACTGGCCCCCCCAAAAAtaccaagacaaaaataaaaaaacacaaaaggtttgaaatttgaTTGTTGTCGGCTTAGCAAACAAACAATGCGCTATTGTTCTCCGTTTCTCACCTAAGTAAGAACAAGTGGTTTGAACAAATTATGACCCGTGAAACGCCCTTTCTCGATGCTGTGTGAAAACCTTTACAATACTTACAATGAAATACGTCATTGTCTGCGGTCGgatcaaaaaatgacaaacaaacagaTGTCAAAAACAAGTGGCCAATTATTGCCCTGTGAAAGACGACCTTTATGTAACCTACACCTCATGAATAATATCATGAAATAAGTTAGATAAACCCCTCGAACGTCGGTATTAATCTATATACATCCCTCGGGCCTACGGCCCTCGGGATGTATATGGCTTAATACCTCCGTTCTCGGGCTTTATCTCTTACTTAAAAACTAttataagataaaataaaaattaaataaagctaCTAAAATCAAACATCGTAGGCTAATTTAAATAAGTATGTCTTCAACTGCGTCCTGAACTGGTCGACAGATGTAACACCCCTGAGTTCAGGTGGCAATTGGTTCCATAACCTAGGAGCAGCTGCGGAAAAAGCCCTATCACCATACGTCTTTAACTTAGTCCTAGGCAGGGCTAGAAAATTCTGGGAACTAGAACGAAGTAATCGTGGACCATTAGTGTAGCGTAAAAGTTCGGATAGGTAAGTTGATGCCAAGCCATTTAGACATTTGTAAACTaagagtaaaattttaaaatctatGCGATAACCCAGCGGCAACCAATGAAGTTCAACAATGCGTGCAACAGTGTTTTGTATTCGTCTTAACCTGTTTAACAGGTGTTTAGGAAGTCCATATAACAAAGAGTTACAGTTATCGAGTTTAGAGCTAATAAGCAAATGTACTAAAATTTGAGAGGTATCTTCACTTAAGTACCTCCTGATCTTAGCTATGTTCCTTAAATGATACTGACAGGAAACCCAGATAAGCAAACCTTTAAGTGTCTTCGATAAATTAGGGCTCGAAAtatagggggaggggggaacaGCCTTTCAGCACACAGAGTGGAAAAAAATGGAACGTCACAGGGGATGCCCAAATTAAATCCCAGCGGCGATCGCCATCCTCAACCAGGCTTGAAAAAAGAGGGGACTGTAAACTAGCTTGAATGTCAGCCGTCTCCACGAGTCGCAAACTCCTCTTGCGACTCGAGTAGATGTCTGAAATATCAGGCtgactgtaaacagtatagaaactactACGAATGTGAGTATTTTCAACGAAAATCGAAAGACAAGGGCCCCTTAGCTATTCTTAAGTTCACAGAGCCTATTCTGTAAGTAATTCAAGTCAACCTCAAGAAAGCAAAGCACTTCAAGTAAGCACATGTCGGTTATATATAACTATTTGTTGGCTTGACATGAGTTACTTAATTATTGgaggagaaattgttttttatcccAAATTATTTCCAGACCCCCACTCAATAGCACCCATGTTTTTAGGTACCCCCCCCCTTCAATCATGTTAAAAGATTTAAGGGCCCCCCTTTCTTACATAATAcccaaatggtaataacaaataacattttctttactttacctTTCTTACTCACTGTAAAAAACACTCTCGTACAGTTTGAATTCGACTTTTACTTCTCGATTCACTAGAACAATTAcagccaaaaaaagaaaatacagaattAATAAACGTGGACCGAAAGCCTTACAAAAACGATAACTTAAAGTACAACAAATGACTAAGAAAACGAGCAAAAATTACAGGAAAAACTATACTTACAAGATCTGTACGGCAACTCCGGATACAACTAAGCGACTGATTTACATgaaccaaaaataaaactttatacTAAACTGGACTGAAAATAATGAACCTAACGAACTTACAAAAATTGACAATGACGATTACGTAACGCAACGCCGAGACTAGAATACAGAAAGAATACGCATATGAAAAAAGGCTAACAAAAGACTACT encodes the following:
- the LOC140946332 gene encoding uncharacterized protein, with amino-acid sequence MMNCTGVFRRLFIIIITTRFSLEAGNKQYNGCVGHHCLTQEENTLNRKIAQEVLKPDKTGDMRSPRVKHVKQQVIVKEENGYKRDNTFNEALKNLLVMIDKAKPTSSVATSSPVEIYNFTSTPTDSSSATGSESGFTPTLTPTTNIVSVSTPTSSPSTTVTPSTNISTATEGKPGNNITVAPGIVIAPSGEIILNPHFPVINGAGQTTTAGFPFPVSLIQGVLPAILPSFPGAVNAQQAATKSCINKYPHCINWAQKGECKKNSPFMMANCRRSCANCAKCENENDKCIEWAKKGECRKNWKFMEQKCWRSCSNCAPCQNEYPAKCVNWAKKGECKTNRKFMDKFCWKSCSSCAKCENNHTGCIRWAADGQCFKTQPYMTKNCWKSCSFCAPCVDKHPKTCPDWAKRGQCEQNRNFMEENCWKSCSKCCRDKNKHCEDWAKSGECAKNADYMTENCALSCNKC